A genomic region of Vitreoscilla filiformis contains the following coding sequences:
- a CDS encoding phage tail tape measure protein, with protein sequence MAGPIDIILRLRLLADGVMSGLSGIGAKVTAVAAAVTTYFTSKLFAGAVSSAADLEAKLSEVKAVSGASAQEMQALRKAAEDAGATTKYSATEAATALGNLTRAGLSADQAMQALPATLQLAQAGGVDLGQAAEFITKAVMGMGLAFGDAGRVADVLAKGANASNTSVTGLAEALSYTAPIAKSVGLSLEQTVAIIGKFADAGIDASRAGTALNAILSQFSDPASKFRTELGTIGIITNDFGEALRQLGTKGAVGERAILAVGTEAGPALRSLLNQGIGALDELTGKLKNAKGSAAETAAVMGDNLRGALGGLSSAWETVMNALGTPTLPILKDGVNQLAAALSAAVSNGTVGKFGDALAAAFKAAIEWGTRFVGAVDFEAVSVQLQTFATNLSVTLDDLGAKAKNAGNVVQTAYGVMSAGGNTVLAGVYVLGAGFSSLVQSAQAWYALYLDMMSKVTFGEVSARYKLAADEVRVSAAASGAATDAFMAKARQAMDDAATAAESAQSGWDGLTQSQTQAAAQAPKVVQAQADVKAAVEATSSAASAAGAAASAAGEAAKTGSQAQQAAAEAAREKVATLRAEYEKAVDAGEWQRAAEIQRQLTAALQGTTAATKESAAAAKVVEGAFERLGITSVDRLTMMADAAKRDYQIIRDAGTTAARDKQAAFEKYASAAIAANGGVVTAELRAQAAAQGMGVAVDEAGHAVVKSLSAIPAAADAATEAMRKTREEAEKTASAVVAVVKNSAVEKRNGEVKSLFDDDYRKRTGDGTTAGGNTLMSVINDLKGYGLDDEAAQQIAREFVDASGNVPYMNNPGQRKYGGPGGGRCRQPCKLPPVSTSTARTATAAKWPGVPLPLRPPHQRPQRRARWRRLRLRHLLRPPHRARCTPWPSRSIGAAKRPWRWPRRMTLRPWWRCCAASNLTPHE encoded by the coding sequence ATGGCAGGCCCCATTGACATCATCCTGAGACTGCGCCTCCTGGCTGACGGTGTGATGTCCGGCCTGAGTGGCATTGGCGCGAAAGTGACGGCGGTGGCGGCAGCAGTCACCACGTACTTTACGAGCAAGCTGTTTGCCGGCGCGGTGAGCAGCGCGGCCGATTTGGAGGCCAAACTCTCCGAGGTCAAGGCGGTATCGGGTGCCAGCGCCCAGGAAATGCAGGCCCTGCGCAAAGCGGCTGAGGATGCGGGTGCAACCACCAAATACTCGGCAACTGAAGCGGCCACAGCGCTGGGTAACCTGACCCGTGCGGGGCTGAGCGCCGATCAGGCAATGCAGGCCCTGCCTGCCACGTTGCAGTTGGCGCAAGCGGGTGGCGTGGATCTGGGTCAAGCCGCCGAGTTCATCACCAAGGCGGTGATGGGGATGGGGCTGGCGTTTGGCGATGCGGGCCGCGTGGCTGATGTACTGGCCAAAGGCGCCAACGCCAGCAACACCAGTGTGACGGGGTTGGCTGAGGCGCTGAGCTACACAGCCCCCATTGCCAAGTCGGTGGGTCTGAGCCTGGAACAGACCGTCGCCATCATTGGCAAGTTCGCCGATGCGGGGATCGATGCCAGCCGGGCGGGCACGGCACTGAATGCGATCCTGAGCCAGTTCAGCGACCCGGCCAGCAAGTTCCGCACGGAGCTGGGCACGATCGGGATCATCACCAACGACTTCGGCGAGGCGCTGCGCCAGTTGGGCACCAAGGGCGCCGTGGGTGAGCGCGCCATCTTGGCGGTTGGGACGGAGGCGGGGCCGGCGCTGCGGTCACTGTTGAATCAGGGCATCGGGGCACTGGATGAGCTGACGGGGAAGCTCAAAAATGCCAAAGGCAGCGCCGCCGAGACGGCTGCTGTGATGGGCGACAACCTGCGCGGGGCGCTGGGTGGGTTGAGCAGCGCGTGGGAAACGGTGATGAATGCCCTGGGCACACCGACGCTGCCCATCCTGAAAGACGGTGTGAACCAACTGGCTGCGGCGCTGTCTGCGGCGGTCAGTAATGGGACGGTGGGGAAGTTCGGGGATGCCTTGGCTGCTGCGTTCAAGGCGGCCATTGAGTGGGGCACCCGGTTTGTAGGCGCGGTGGATTTTGAGGCCGTGTCGGTGCAGTTGCAGACGTTTGCCACCAACCTATCGGTGACTCTGGACGACCTCGGCGCCAAAGCCAAGAACGCCGGCAACGTGGTGCAGACCGCGTATGGGGTGATGAGCGCCGGGGGCAACACAGTACTGGCGGGCGTGTATGTGCTGGGTGCGGGGTTCTCCAGCTTGGTTCAGTCGGCGCAGGCCTGGTACGCGTTGTACCTGGACATGATGTCCAAGGTGACATTTGGCGAAGTCAGTGCCCGGTACAAACTGGCGGCCGACGAGGTGCGCGTCAGTGCAGCGGCCTCTGGGGCGGCCACGGATGCATTCATGGCCAAGGCCCGCCAGGCAATGGATGACGCTGCCACAGCGGCTGAGAGTGCCCAATCGGGTTGGGATGGTCTGACGCAATCGCAGACGCAGGCTGCGGCCCAGGCACCGAAGGTGGTGCAGGCGCAGGCTGATGTGAAGGCGGCGGTGGAGGCCACCAGCTCGGCGGCAAGCGCTGCGGGTGCAGCGGCCAGTGCGGCGGGCGAAGCAGCCAAGACTGGATCGCAGGCCCAACAAGCGGCGGCGGAGGCGGCGCGCGAAAAGGTGGCCACGTTGCGGGCCGAGTACGAAAAGGCTGTGGACGCGGGCGAATGGCAGCGGGCGGCGGAAATTCAGCGGCAGTTGACAGCGGCGCTGCAAGGGACGACAGCAGCCACGAAAGAGAGTGCCGCAGCGGCCAAGGTGGTTGAAGGGGCGTTTGAGCGCCTGGGGATCACGAGCGTCGATCGGCTCACGATGATGGCGGATGCGGCCAAGCGGGATTACCAAATCATCCGCGATGCGGGCACCACAGCAGCACGAGACAAGCAAGCTGCGTTTGAGAAATATGCGTCGGCGGCCATCGCTGCCAATGGTGGTGTGGTCACCGCTGAACTGCGGGCGCAGGCTGCGGCGCAGGGGATGGGTGTTGCAGTGGATGAGGCGGGGCACGCTGTGGTCAAGTCGCTGTCGGCCATTCCCGCCGCTGCTGATGCCGCGACTGAGGCAATGCGGAAGACCCGTGAAGAAGCTGAGAAAACCGCCTCAGCAGTGGTCGCTGTGGTGAAAAACAGTGCTGTGGAGAAACGCAACGGTGAAGTGAAGTCACTGTTCGATGACGATTACCGCAAGCGCACCGGAGACGGCACCACCGCTGGCGGCAACACGCTGATGAGCGTGATCAATGACCTCAAGGGCTATGGCTTGGACGACGAAGCGGCGCAGCAGATCGCCCGCGAGTTTGTGGATGCAAGCGGCAACGTCCCCTACATGAACAACCCCGGCCAACGGAAGTACGGCGGGCCGGGGGGGGGACGCTGTCGTCAGCCCTGCAAACTGCCGCCAGTCAGTACCTCTACGGCAAGGACGGCCACGGCGGCGAAATGGCCCGGCGTGCCGCTGCCGCTGCGGCCCCCGCACCAGCGCCCGCAGCGTCGGGCCAGGTGGCGGCGCCTGCGCCTGCGCCATCTGCTGCGCCCACCACATCGCGCACGGTGTACGCCGTGGCCATCACGATCAATCGGGGCCGCGAAGAGGCCGTGGAGATGGCCTCGCAGGATGACGCTCAGGCCCTGGTGGCGATGCTGCGCCGCCTCGAATCTGACGCCGCACGAGTAG
- a CDS encoding phage tail tube protein, protein MNSKSLLLVGSLYARAVGTTGAFFPLLNGKAEITHSLDTQDVPNYGRTGGGKDQILSRVKDVKVELELWRWDKRNWALALGAPESAIVDTAPVVDEAHVAYVGGMVRLNHVASAITGVKDASNAACIEGTDYKLVPGGLIPLEGGSIADGEAIKVSYTKAAYINYQACTRLDAELECFYVGENENDGNKLVTADFHRLYVPPTDKIALMGEKLQSLKLKAELLADTTKGQGLSAFYSLRAQV, encoded by the coding sequence ATGAACTCGAAATCATTGCTCCTGGTTGGCAGTCTGTACGCCCGCGCGGTGGGTACCACGGGCGCCTTCTTCCCTTTGCTGAATGGCAAGGCGGAAATTACCCACAGCCTGGACACCCAGGACGTACCGAACTACGGCCGCACAGGCGGTGGCAAGGATCAAATCCTCTCCCGCGTGAAAGACGTCAAGGTGGAGCTGGAGCTGTGGCGTTGGGACAAGCGGAACTGGGCGCTGGCGTTGGGGGCGCCGGAAAGCGCCATCGTGGACACCGCCCCGGTGGTCGATGAGGCCCATGTTGCGTATGTGGGCGGCATGGTGCGGTTGAACCATGTCGCGTCGGCGATCACCGGTGTCAAGGATGCATCCAATGCTGCGTGCATTGAAGGGACGGACTACAAGCTGGTGCCGGGTGGCCTGATCCCCTTGGAAGGCGGCAGCATTGCCGATGGGGAGGCCATCAAGGTCAGTTACACCAAGGCCGCGTACATCAACTACCAGGCCTGCACGCGCTTGGATGCCGAGCTGGAGTGCTTTTACGTCGGCGAAAACGAGAACGATGGCAACAAGTTGGTGACGGCTGACTTCCATCGCTTGTACGTGCCGCCGACCGACAAGATTGCACTGATGGGCGAAAAGCTGCAAAGCCTGAAGCTCAAAGCCGAACTGCTGGCCGACACAACGAAGGGCCAAGGCCTCAGCGCGTTCTACAGCCTGCGCGCCCAGGTGTGA
- a CDS encoding phage tail terminator protein — MGAPNNSAWAADFLFVGRAMAARLAASVPALRESLMVDEIEPTATRTRQVPAALVMLHDQSPDGGGDGYSDVSVVRQQWLVFLVDKTGRNTADRGGEKVGPLLPQIVQCLHGWRVPGTSRNLAWAPGAPTPKYFQDGTVMFPLLFSTQFSV; from the coding sequence ATGGGCGCCCCGAACAACTCGGCATGGGCGGCGGACTTCCTTTTTGTAGGACGTGCCATGGCGGCGCGGCTGGCTGCGAGTGTCCCTGCGCTGCGTGAGAGTTTGATGGTGGATGAAATCGAACCGACAGCCACCAGGACGCGCCAAGTTCCTGCGGCTTTGGTGATGCTGCATGACCAATCCCCAGACGGCGGGGGGGATGGGTATTCGGACGTGTCTGTGGTCAGGCAGCAATGGCTGGTGTTCCTGGTCGATAAAACCGGGCGCAATACCGCTGACCGAGGTGGTGAAAAGGTGGGGCCGTTGCTGCCGCAAATTGTCCAATGCCTGCACGGATGGCGTGTGCCTGGCACAAGCCGCAATCTGGCATGGGCGCCTGGTGCCCCCACACCGAAGTATTTCCAAGATGGCACCGTGATGTTTCCGCTGCTGTTTTCAACTCAGTTTTCAGTTTGA
- a CDS encoding gp436 family protein, which produces MSYITPADLLAEFGEDEMIDLTDRATPRTHAVDTAVAQRACDRANSEVDAVLMGRYTLPLSSVPVLLRYIAQDLAYFYLHLGTPPEHIKTRYDTAQKNLGFIRRGELQLGVDAVGAPLVDTSSNLPAVVSDGRNFKRGY; this is translated from the coding sequence ATGAGCTACATCACCCCAGCGGATTTGTTGGCCGAGTTTGGCGAGGACGAGATGATCGACCTCACCGACCGCGCCACGCCCCGCACCCACGCTGTGGATACCGCTGTGGCCCAACGCGCTTGCGACCGGGCCAATTCGGAGGTGGATGCGGTGCTGATGGGGCGCTACACGCTGCCACTCTCATCGGTGCCGGTGCTGCTGCGCTACATCGCGCAGGATCTGGCGTATTTCTATTTGCACCTGGGCACGCCGCCCGAGCACATCAAAACCCGCTACGACACGGCGCAAAAGAACCTGGGTTTCATCCGCCGAGGTGAATTGCAATTGGGTGTCGATGCAGTGGGTGCGCCGCTGGTGGATACCAGCAGCAATTTGCCAGCCGTGGTTTCTGACGGGCGCAACTTCAAACGGGGTTATTGA
- a CDS encoding Mu-like prophage major head subunit gpT family protein — translation MQVTTHNLRTLNVGYSAAFAEGLGAAPAMGLQFATPVPSTTAEEEYAWLGSTTSFREWLGSRQYQSLEEHGYTIKNKEFENSFKVKRTAIEDDQHGVYAPVSRQLGQDAALHPDELLFGLLQSGFDTKCFDGQYFFDTDHPVGLAGNQSSFSNYDGGSGTAWYLLDTSRYIKPLVFQKRRDYAFNAITNINSERVFEMNEFVWGADARVNVGFGLWQLARASRQTLDVSNYAASRAAMMNVRSDAGKPLVVRPSVLLVPPSLERQALDILTAERLANGQSNTMRDTAKVVVCPWLS, via the coding sequence ATGCAAGTCACCACCCACAACCTGCGCACGCTCAACGTGGGCTACAGCGCGGCGTTTGCCGAAGGCCTGGGCGCTGCCCCGGCGATGGGTTTGCAGTTCGCCACCCCGGTGCCCAGCACCACAGCCGAAGAGGAATACGCCTGGCTGGGCTCGACCACGAGTTTCCGGGAATGGCTGGGTTCCCGGCAGTACCAAAGCCTGGAAGAGCACGGCTACACGATCAAAAACAAGGAGTTTGAAAACTCGTTCAAGGTCAAGCGCACGGCCATCGAAGATGACCAGCACGGTGTTTACGCCCCGGTGTCGCGCCAGCTCGGCCAAGATGCTGCGCTGCACCCGGATGAACTGCTGTTTGGCCTGCTGCAATCTGGGTTCGACACCAAGTGTTTTGATGGCCAGTACTTTTTCGACACCGATCACCCGGTGGGTTTGGCCGGCAACCAGTCCAGTTTCTCGAACTACGACGGCGGCTCGGGCACGGCGTGGTATTTGCTGGACACCTCGCGCTACATCAAGCCGCTCGTGTTTCAAAAGCGCCGGGACTACGCCTTCAACGCGATCACCAACATCAACAGCGAGCGCGTTTTCGAAATGAACGAGTTCGTTTGGGGCGCTGATGCACGGGTGAATGTGGGTTTTGGCCTGTGGCAACTGGCCCGTGCCAGCCGCCAGACGCTGGACGTGAGCAACTACGCCGCCAGCCGCGCCGCAATGATGAATGTGCGCAGTGACGCCGGGAAACCCCTGGTGGTGCGCCCCTCCGTGTTGCTGGTGCCTCCCTCGCTGGAGCGCCAAGCGCTGGACATCCTCACCGCCGAGCGTCTGGCCAACGGCCAGAGCAACACCATGCGGGACACCGCCAAGGTGGTGGTTTGCCCCTGGCTGTCCTGA
- a CDS encoding phage protease, with the protein MRYLLALLSSTLALSGSADTSQVQVLPFGEFAARDGRPGPGKTWKLTDAQGRALAAKLNATAAKTPLVIDYEHQTLQAEENGKPAPAAGWMKAFAWRDRQGLWATTDWTEAAKGYIAAREYLYISPVLRYDPATGDVVGLEMAALTNYPALLGMAAVEARLRAQLHPQEPTDMDLLKLLQALFNLPQATAEQMHSHITTLKAKAEQDAATATAAAALKTALTQLKTDLGLPTEGDITAPLAALKTKLNGGTGDAAGMEALRGMLATTQSELATLKASAQQRELDELLAAAIPTKFVPAMRAALEKLGKTDIAQLRAMVEAQPAMNAPLLDGQNGGKSPPPGDPNAELNATELGVCRAMGLTPEAYKKQKVAMAAANA; encoded by the coding sequence ATGCGCTACTTGCTCGCCCTCCTCTCCTCCACCCTGGCCCTGTCGGGCAGTGCTGATACCTCCCAGGTGCAGGTGCTGCCGTTTGGCGAGTTTGCTGCGCGTGACGGCAGGCCAGGCCCAGGCAAGACCTGGAAGCTCACCGACGCTCAGGGCCGCGCCCTGGCTGCCAAGCTGAACGCCACGGCGGCCAAGACGCCGCTGGTAATCGACTACGAACACCAAACCCTCCAAGCCGAGGAAAACGGCAAGCCGGCCCCTGCTGCGGGCTGGATGAAGGCCTTCGCCTGGCGCGATAGGCAAGGCCTGTGGGCCACCACTGACTGGACGGAGGCCGCCAAGGGGTACATCGCAGCGCGCGAGTACCTCTACATCAGCCCCGTGCTGCGCTACGACCCGGCCACCGGCGACGTGGTGGGCCTGGAGATGGCCGCCCTCACCAATTACCCCGCACTGCTGGGCATGGCTGCCGTTGAGGCACGCCTGCGCGCCCAGCTCCACCCCCAGGAGCCCACCGACATGGATTTGCTCAAGCTGCTGCAAGCCCTGTTCAACCTGCCCCAGGCCACGGCCGAGCAGATGCACAGCCACATCACCACCCTGAAAGCCAAAGCCGAGCAAGACGCCGCCACGGCCACTGCTGCCGCTGCGCTCAAGACGGCGCTGACCCAGCTCAAGACCGACCTGGGCCTGCCAACCGAAGGCGACATCACCGCCCCGCTGGCGGCGCTCAAGACCAAGCTGAATGGCGGCACGGGCGATGCCGCCGGCATGGAGGCCCTGCGCGGCATGTTGGCCACGACCCAGAGCGAGCTGGCCACGCTCAAGGCAAGCGCCCAACAGCGGGAGCTGGATGAACTGCTGGCCGCTGCCATCCCCACCAAGTTCGTACCGGCCATGCGCGCCGCGCTGGAAAAGCTGGGCAAGACGGACATCGCCCAACTGCGCGCGATGGTGGAGGCCCAGCCTGCGATGAACGCCCCGCTGCTGGATGGCCAGAACGGCGGCAAGAGCCCGCCGCCGGGCGACCCCAATGCTGAGCTGAATGCGACCGAGCTGGGCGTGTGCCGCGCGATGGGTCTCACCCCCGAGGCCTACAAGAAGCAAAAAGTGGCGATGGCTGCGGCCAACGCCTGA
- a CDS encoding phage virion morphogenesis protein, which yields MSNDAGLVGDLIGEERLLALLRQAVQRLDNLQPMLENIGADWEGRIRERFSTKQAPDGSAWTGLSPATQKRYDAEDKGRSQGTLLERTGTMRDSLASQVDNRDKTAPTLEVLMSRRSHGGKTGPLGGEWSIPLLHEYGTHRMPRRGLFTADPEQGELAPVDRDAISDEVAHWLAASFTNPT from the coding sequence ATGAGCAACGACGCCGGATTGGTCGGGGATTTGATTGGTGAAGAGCGGCTGCTGGCGCTGTTGCGCCAAGCGGTTCAGCGACTGGACAACCTCCAACCGATGTTGGAAAACATCGGAGCAGACTGGGAAGGGCGCATCCGAGAGCGGTTCAGCACCAAGCAAGCGCCAGACGGCAGTGCGTGGACGGGGTTGTCCCCCGCTACGCAGAAGCGGTACGACGCTGAAGATAAGGGCCGCAGCCAGGGCACTTTGCTGGAACGCACGGGGACGATGCGGGACTCGTTGGCGTCTCAAGTGGATAACCGCGACAAGACCGCACCGACGCTGGAGGTGCTCATGTCCCGTCGGTCACACGGCGGAAAGACGGGGCCACTGGGCGGTGAGTGGAGCATCCCCCTGTTGCACGAATACGGCACCCACCGCATGCCGCGACGTGGGTTGTTCACTGCTGACCCGGAGCAGGGTGAGCTGGCGCCGGTAGATCGGGACGCTATTTCGGATGAGGTGGCGCACTGGCTTGCGGCCTCATTTACCAATCCAACCTGA
- a CDS encoding phage minor head protein, translated as MPMLNLGQMTPRDAVRVFAERGDLLPSFRWQDVFQDEHARGVAVAGVARLDILNLFQGTLDQAIQEGRGDKWFREAMRGELVAKGWWGDIEITDPETGEVRTTRFDDRRLNLILDTNTRMTHAAARWQRMEQQKARKPLGLYQTMHDGRVSAQHALYDGVCLPLDDPWWNTHYPPCRYRCRCQAFSLDEKELQRRQDAGQTIKRTAPAEPDIEYIHPGTGEVMQVPIGVHPNFAYNPGRAGMRDKGLVDAIKATAPLLPPQVAQVVLADIVRAMPDLAPQLSTPLTPHQFAQGLKDARLEPYEITPAQLHALTDGRLDPQALVRAITGTDQLPPPVMGGENASWMVVMKERNGPGVTVRGHNVPMPGGTATMLTQTFDFNTGTARLDLLELPEAMQGAGVVKRLMSALVPEYQRMGMRRIELIANLDVGGYAWARYGFAPVPKTGTFAYSRGVDPLALLAQQTLPAVARQELADFQSAFDALQDDNRWVRDLLSVDTPALNVILAGVPEYAHMPGGVTLMKALLMGSAWEGMLPFDDALAMRHFWSYVHASTK; from the coding sequence ATGCCCATGCTGAACCTGGGCCAGATGACACCCCGCGATGCCGTGCGTGTGTTTGCAGAGCGCGGCGATCTGCTGCCGTCGTTCCGATGGCAGGATGTGTTCCAGGACGAACACGCGCGCGGCGTGGCCGTGGCTGGCGTAGCGCGGCTGGACATCCTGAACTTGTTCCAGGGCACGCTCGACCAGGCCATCCAGGAGGGGCGGGGCGACAAATGGTTCCGCGAGGCCATGCGGGGCGAGCTGGTGGCCAAGGGATGGTGGGGTGACATCGAGATCACCGACCCTGAAACGGGGGAGGTTCGCACGACGCGGTTTGATGACCGTCGCCTGAACCTCATCCTCGACACCAACACCCGCATGACCCATGCGGCGGCGCGCTGGCAGCGCATGGAACAGCAGAAGGCCCGCAAGCCCCTGGGGCTGTACCAGACGATGCACGATGGGCGGGTGAGTGCCCAGCATGCGTTGTATGACGGGGTCTGCCTGCCGTTGGACGACCCATGGTGGAACACACACTACCCACCGTGCCGCTACCGCTGCCGCTGCCAGGCGTTTTCACTCGACGAAAAAGAGTTGCAAAGGCGCCAGGATGCCGGGCAAACGATCAAGCGGACTGCGCCGGCTGAGCCCGACATCGAGTACATCCACCCCGGCACAGGCGAGGTGATGCAAGTGCCCATCGGCGTGCACCCGAACTTTGCCTACAACCCTGGCAGGGCTGGGATGCGGGACAAGGGGCTGGTGGATGCCATCAAAGCCACGGCGCCACTGTTGCCTCCCCAGGTGGCGCAGGTGGTATTGGCTGACATCGTGCGCGCCATGCCCGACTTGGCGCCTCAGCTCAGCACGCCACTGACGCCGCACCAGTTTGCTCAGGGGCTGAAGGATGCGCGGCTGGAGCCCTACGAAATCACCCCTGCCCAACTGCATGCCCTCACAGACGGGCGACTGGATCCGCAGGCCCTGGTGCGCGCCATCACTGGCACAGATCAATTGCCACCACCTGTGATGGGTGGGGAAAACGCATCGTGGATGGTGGTGATGAAAGAGCGCAATGGGCCGGGTGTGACGGTGCGCGGGCACAACGTGCCAATGCCAGGCGGGACAGCCACGATGCTCACGCAGACGTTCGACTTCAACACGGGCACGGCCCGGCTGGATTTGCTGGAACTGCCCGAGGCCATGCAAGGCGCAGGTGTTGTCAAGCGGTTGATGTCGGCGTTGGTGCCCGAGTACCAGCGCATGGGGATGCGGCGCATCGAGTTGATTGCCAACCTGGACGTGGGCGGCTACGCCTGGGCACGCTACGGGTTCGCCCCCGTGCCCAAGACGGGCACGTTTGCCTATTCACGAGGGGTTGATCCGCTGGCCCTGTTGGCACAGCAGACGCTGCCTGCTGTGGCGCGCCAAGAGCTGGCCGACTTCCAGAGCGCGTTTGACGCGCTGCAAGACGACAATCGCTGGGTGCGCGACCTGCTGTCAGTGGACACGCCTGCGCTGAATGTCATCCTGGCGGGTGTGCCGGAATACGCCCACATGCCGGGGGGTGTCACACTCATGAAGGCTCTGCTGATGGGCAGCGCCTGGGAGGGCATGCTGCCCTTTGATGATGCGCTGGCGATGCGCCACTTCTGGAGTTATGTCCATGCCTCTACCAAGTGA
- a CDS encoding DUF935 domain-containing protein produces MPASTIVDQHGRPFEVAPMQEQQTARVAMLQRDWATHPAKGLTPARLASILQDAEQGQPMAQLDLADDMLERDGHVYAELDKRAAVVVATPHQIAPPPNASAAEKALAEEVAEWVEELPLAQIKKAAMDAVLKSVSAQEIRWEMQGGALLPVSFEARPTRWLCPDERGTRWNLRDGSSAYGQPLLPGCWLLHRHRSLNGYMTRDGLVRVLAWPHLFKWASDTDLMEILEILGIPMRIGTFPVGASDTEKSRLMQAVVSLGRNAAGIMPAGMKIDLIKGAEGTEGPYLSMAQRMDAVQSKVIVGQTLTSGEGQHGTQALGNVHNEVRMDIRDADLAQLATTLTQQLLWPMVALNKPGVDPRRAPRWKWLTDQAEDLKTFAENLPKLAAGGMRIAVSWAHDRLKIPMAAEGQAVLGAPAPAPLLVPPPQPAPAPAPKAAAARGALPPTPAHGPHDVLDDVIEAELTHWKPLMAPLVQPLLDEIDKAAASGESLESLRARMAQMAARMDTRPLGEAIARAGQKGAVLGAADVNLTQPGV; encoded by the coding sequence ATGCCTGCCAGCACCATCGTTGATCAGCACGGCCGCCCGTTTGAGGTGGCTCCGATGCAAGAGCAGCAGACCGCCCGCGTGGCGATGTTGCAGCGCGACTGGGCCACCCACCCGGCCAAAGGGCTGACCCCAGCACGACTGGCCAGCATCCTGCAAGACGCCGAGCAGGGTCAGCCAATGGCCCAGCTCGACCTGGCCGACGACATGCTGGAGCGCGATGGCCACGTTTATGCCGAGCTGGACAAGCGCGCTGCCGTGGTGGTGGCCACGCCGCACCAGATCGCCCCGCCACCCAACGCCAGCGCTGCCGAGAAAGCGTTGGCCGAGGAAGTGGCTGAATGGGTGGAGGAGCTGCCGCTGGCGCAGATCAAGAAAGCGGCGATGGATGCCGTTTTGAAGAGTGTTTCAGCCCAGGAAATCCGCTGGGAGATGCAAGGCGGGGCGCTGCTGCCCGTCAGCTTTGAAGCGCGTCCCACGCGCTGGCTGTGCCCGGACGAGCGCGGCACCCGCTGGAACCTGCGCGATGGTTCCAGCGCCTACGGCCAACCGTTGCTGCCGGGTTGTTGGCTGCTGCACCGTCACCGCAGCTTGAACGGCTACATGACCCGTGACGGGCTGGTGCGGGTGCTGGCCTGGCCGCATCTTTTCAAATGGGCCAGTGACACCGACCTGATGGAGATTTTGGAAATTCTGGGTATTCCCATGCGCATCGGCACCTTTCCGGTGGGTGCGAGCGACACGGAGAAAAGCCGCCTGATGCAGGCTGTGGTGAGCCTGGGGCGCAATGCGGCGGGGATCATGCCTGCTGGCATGAAGATCGATCTCATCAAGGGGGCTGAGGGCACCGAGGGGCCCTACCTGTCGATGGCGCAGCGCATGGACGCGGTGCAAAGTAAAGTGATCGTGGGGCAAACGCTCACCAGTGGCGAGGGCCAGCACGGCACCCAGGCGCTGGGCAATGTGCACAACGAGGTGCGCATGGACATCCGCGATGCCGATCTGGCCCAGCTCGCCACCACGCTGACCCAGCAGTTGCTCTGGCCGATGGTCGCGCTCAACAAACCCGGTGTTGACCCACGCCGCGCCCCGCGCTGGAAGTGGCTCACCGACCAGGCCGAAGACCTGAAGACGTTTGCCGAAAACCTGCCGAAGCTGGCCGCCGGGGGAATGCGCATTGCCGTGTCGTGGGCGCACGATCGGCTCAAAATTCCGATGGCGGCGGAAGGTCAGGCGGTGTTGGGTGCTCCCGCCCCCGCACCGTTGCTCGTTCCGCCCCCGCAGCCGGCGCCTGCCCCGGCCCCCAAGGCCGCTGCCGCACGCGGTGCCCTGCCGCCCACCCCAGCCCATGGGCCGCATGATGTGCTGGATGATGTGATCGAGGCCGAGCTGACGCACTGGAAGCCGCTCATGGCGCCGCTGGTGCAGCCGCTGCTGGATGAGATTGACAAAGCGGCGGCATCGGGCGAATCGTTGGAGAGCTTGCGGGCACGTATGGCGCAAATGGCTGCGCGCATGGATACACGTCCCCTGGGTGAGGCCATTGCTCGTGCGGGGCAGAAGGGCGCTGTGTTGGGAGCAGCGGATGTCAATCTGACCCAACCGGGGGTGTGA